The Algoriphagus sanaruensis genome window below encodes:
- a CDS encoding MotA/TolQ/ExbB proton channel family protein, translating into MRKLIALFMLAGILFVPVFANAQDAAADTTAATEETQAVEEPAASPTMVDDEIVAEEQSFHQIIKEKFIEGDPVYMTPVLICLILGLAIALERIITLNLSTTNTKKLINKIEEALASGGVEAAKDVTKSTKGPVASIFTQGLMRYSEGIEMVEKSIIAYGSVEMGRLEKGLVWISLFISLAPMLGFMGTVIGMIFAFDTIEAAGDISPSIVAGGIKIALLTTVAGLIVAIILQLFYNYLVAKIDSLVNDMEDASISLVDVLVKHKLTGK; encoded by the coding sequence ATGAGAAAGTTAATCGCTTTGTTCATGCTTGCAGGTATCCTATTTGTTCCTGTTTTCGCTAACGCACAAGATGCAGCTGCTGACACAACTGCTGCAACTGAAGAAACTCAAGCAGTAGAAGAGCCTGCTGCATCCCCAACTATGGTTGACGACGAGATCGTCGCTGAGGAGCAAAGCTTCCACCAAATCATCAAAGAAAAGTTTATCGAAGGTGATCCAGTGTACATGACTCCAGTATTGATCTGTTTGATCTTGGGTCTTGCTATTGCATTGGAAAGAATCATCACTTTGAACCTTTCTACTACTAACACTAAGAAGTTGATCAACAAAATCGAAGAGGCTTTGGCTTCTGGAGGCGTTGAAGCTGCTAAGGATGTTACTAAGAGCACTAAAGGTCCAGTTGCTTCTATCTTTACCCAAGGCTTGATGAGATACTCAGAAGGTATCGAAATGGTTGAAAAATCAATCATTGCTTACGGTTCAGTTGAAATGGGCCGTTTGGAAAAAGGTCTTGTATGGATCTCTCTTTTCATCTCTTTGGCTCCAATGTTGGGCTTCATGGGTACGGTAATCGGTATGATCTTCGCCTTCGATACCATCGAGGCTGCTGGTGATATCTCTCCTTCAATCGTAGCAGGTGGTATTAAAATCGCCCTTTTGACTACAGTTGCTGGTTTGATCGTTGCGATTATCCTACAGTTGTTCTACAACTACCTAGTAGCTAAAATCGACTCTTTGGTAAATGACATGGAAGACGCTTCTATCTCTTTGGTAGACGTGTTGGTGAAGCACAAGTTGACTGGTAAGTAA
- a CDS encoding ExbD/TolR family protein, with product MAKFKKKTKTQESIPTSALPDIIFMLLFFFMVTTVLREQDILVEQKIPQATQLQKLQKKTLISYIYIGKPKNTGLYGSEPRIQANDALLNAPELVQWVNQERDKLPEADRGLITISMKVDKDVKMGPISDVQTELRNADARRVLYASTGKIYDK from the coding sequence ATGGCAAAGTTTAAGAAAAAGACCAAAACACAGGAAAGTATTCCTACGTCTGCCTTGCCTGATATCATCTTCATGTTGTTGTTCTTCTTCATGGTGACTACCGTATTGAGAGAGCAAGACATCTTGGTAGAGCAAAAAATTCCTCAAGCAACGCAGCTTCAAAAGCTTCAAAAGAAGACTTTGATTTCCTACATCTACATCGGTAAGCCAAAAAACACCGGCTTGTATGGTAGCGAACCAAGAATTCAAGCAAACGATGCGTTGTTGAATGCTCCTGAGTTGGTTCAGTGGGTTAACCAAGAGCGTGATAAACTCCCTGAAGCAGATAGAGGTCTAATCACCATTTCCATGAAAGTGGACAAAGACGTGAAAATGGGTCCTATCTCCGACGTTCAGACAGAACTTAGAAATGCAGATGCTCGTCGTGTGCTTTATGCTTCGACTGGTAAGATTTATGATAAATAA
- a CDS encoding bifunctional ADP-dependent NAD(P)H-hydrate dehydratase/NAD(P)H-hydrate epimerase codes for MLKILSGNQVKILDLNHQQELGISSLELMEKSAHSFVEWWAGQSFQFEKAVAIFVGSGNNGGDGLAIARLLSKGGINVNVFTCFDSEDKLSPDTSTNLNLLPAGIPVESWTLFDSSRYSAVIDSFLGVGLRGELRPKAISIIEKINSFLGKGPIYSVDLPSGLPSDESLSNLTPVVSASFTLTFSFPKLSLLFPEHASVVGELVLLDIGIPDESHERLEGENYYLQKKDVIPLHRRFHRFSHKGDFGKVLIWAGQKGKMGAAILAAKAALRTGSGLVTLQIPESERQIIQIAVPEAMCVFDPVDSHDFDAIALGPGLGQKISVEVLSSFFTSTHCPLVIDADGLNLLASHPELIAKIPKGSILTPHLGEFSRLFGTTYSSHLDRIKVGREFCLKYELNLVIKGANSAICLADGRVIFNSSGTKHMATGGVGDVLSGILVSFLGQGYSPISAVLCGVYHHGLAGEIAGSDYGRSMIATDLVEAIPESFLALDID; via the coding sequence ATGCTCAAGATTCTTTCTGGAAATCAGGTGAAAATTCTCGATTTGAATCATCAACAAGAGCTAGGTATTTCAAGTCTTGAATTAATGGAAAAATCGGCTCACTCTTTCGTCGAGTGGTGGGCTGGGCAATCTTTTCAATTTGAAAAAGCCGTTGCAATTTTTGTTGGCTCTGGTAATAATGGGGGAGATGGTTTAGCAATTGCCAGGCTATTGTCAAAAGGTGGAATAAATGTAAATGTATTTACCTGTTTTGACTCTGAGGATAAGTTAAGTCCTGATACTTCTACAAATCTTAACCTCTTGCCAGCCGGAATTCCAGTAGAATCTTGGACTTTATTTGATTCCAGTCGCTATTCTGCTGTGATTGATTCTTTTTTGGGTGTAGGACTTCGAGGTGAGTTAAGGCCAAAGGCGATTTCAATTATAGAAAAGATCAATTCCTTTTTGGGTAAAGGTCCAATATATTCAGTGGATTTGCCCAGTGGTCTTCCTTCTGATGAGTCGCTTTCCAATTTGACACCTGTTGTTTCAGCAAGTTTCACACTTACCTTTTCGTTTCCGAAGCTGTCTTTATTATTTCCGGAACATGCCTCAGTAGTAGGAGAGTTGGTTTTATTGGATATCGGAATTCCAGATGAATCCCATGAACGATTGGAAGGCGAGAACTATTACTTGCAAAAAAAGGATGTGATCCCTTTACACCGGCGATTTCATCGATTTTCTCATAAAGGGGATTTTGGAAAGGTGCTCATTTGGGCGGGTCAAAAAGGGAAAATGGGGGCAGCAATATTAGCAGCGAAGGCAGCTTTGAGAACGGGCTCTGGCTTAGTCACCCTTCAGATTCCAGAATCTGAGCGGCAAATCATTCAGATTGCGGTGCCTGAGGCGATGTGTGTTTTTGATCCAGTGGACTCCCATGATTTTGATGCCATTGCACTTGGTCCCGGATTAGGGCAAAAGATCAGTGTGGAGGTGCTAAGTTCCTTTTTTACTTCAACTCATTGTCCCCTTGTTATCGATGCAGATGGTTTAAATCTTCTTGCTAGTCATCCTGAATTAATCGCTAAAATTCCAAAAGGAAGTATTCTTACCCCTCATTTAGGGGAGTTTTCAAGGCTCTTCGGTACTACATATTCCTCTCATTTGGATCGGATCAAAGTAGGAAGAGAGTTTTGTTTGAAATACGAATTGAACTTGGTTATCAAAGGAGCGAATTCAGCCATTTGCTTGGCGGATGGCAGAGTTATTTTTAATTCCTCCGGAACTAAGCATATGGCTACCGGAGGGGTAGGAGATGTTCTTTCAGGCATCCTGGTTTCCTTTTTGGGCCAAGGTTATTCACCCATTTCGGCAGTTCTTTGTGGGGTATATCATCACGGATTGGCAGGGGAGATCGCAGGATCGGATTATGGGAGATCGATGATTGCAACCGATCTTGTGGAGGCTATTCCTGAATCTTTTCTAGCTTTGGACATTGATTAA
- a CDS encoding glycosyltransferase — MIAYVVVCFLLIQFLALWIAIRFFWKRYDQSKFIDPKVSILIAARNEETQLPRLLESLKTLDYPKELLEILIVDDASQDQTQSILYDWKKESERHQVLTLSEADFGKLHPNGKANALAQLVMQATGDFFFFTDADCQVPRDWIKAGLSAFTDSKTGLVLGITAVHGNRFLDRMQAMDWWNTLGLVKISTDLGFPATGLGNNMVVSREAYFQSGGFPNTANSLTEDLELARLIRKIGFKIRYQFTQNMLVKTKSEGSFRALMQQRKRWMQGVMSLSIPWKIALGLQFAYFPALVYLIFHWPIVGYGIWMGKSLIQWSLNRILAGRAGQKMRFTDGLLYDFYQFLTLTLTILYYFWPQKTPWKSRKYP; from the coding sequence ATGATTGCCTATGTAGTCGTATGTTTTCTTTTGATCCAGTTTTTAGCGCTATGGATCGCGATTCGGTTTTTTTGGAAAAGGTATGACCAGTCCAAATTCATAGATCCCAAAGTCTCCATTCTAATTGCCGCGAGAAACGAAGAAACTCAATTACCGAGGCTCTTAGAAAGTTTGAAAACGCTAGATTATCCGAAAGAGCTTTTGGAGATTTTGATTGTAGATGATGCCAGTCAAGATCAAACTCAATCGATCCTTTATGATTGGAAAAAAGAATCCGAAAGGCATCAAGTATTAACCCTGAGTGAAGCAGATTTTGGAAAGCTTCATCCCAATGGAAAGGCTAACGCTTTGGCTCAACTGGTCATGCAGGCAACTGGTGATTTTTTCTTTTTTACCGATGCAGATTGCCAGGTTCCAAGAGATTGGATTAAGGCGGGTTTATCGGCATTTACAGATTCTAAAACAGGACTGGTTTTGGGGATTACAGCCGTGCATGGGAATCGGTTTTTGGATCGAATGCAGGCAATGGATTGGTGGAATACACTTGGATTGGTGAAAATTTCGACTGATCTAGGTTTTCCTGCCACGGGTTTGGGAAATAATATGGTTGTCTCCAGAGAGGCATATTTTCAAAGTGGAGGATTTCCAAACACCGCGAATTCACTGACTGAAGATCTTGAATTGGCTCGATTAATTCGAAAGATAGGTTTTAAGATTCGTTACCAATTCACCCAAAACATGCTGGTGAAAACCAAAAGTGAGGGCAGTTTTCGTGCCTTGATGCAACAGCGCAAGCGATGGATGCAAGGTGTCATGTCGCTTTCAATTCCTTGGAAAATCGCTTTGGGGCTTCAATTTGCCTATTTCCCAGCATTAGTTTACTTGATCTTCCATTGGCCGATAGTTGGATATGGAATTTGGATGGGTAAATCTCTGATTCAATGGAGTCTGAACCGGATTTTGGCTGGAAGGGCAGGACAAAAGATGAGATTCACCGACGGATTGCTCTACGATTTTTACCAGTTTCTGACCCTTACGCTAACTATTCTTTATTACTTTTGGCCCCAGAAAACCCCTTGGAAATCCAGAAAATACCCATGA
- a CDS encoding MFS transporter yields the protein MKLRLSNKSKVQGAWAMYDWANSVYSLVITSTIFPVYYNSVTKGIDGSDRVSFFGWEVVNTVLYSYSISFSYLVIAIFSPLLCGMADASGRKLLFMKLFAYLGSIACIGLFFFDGSNLEFGILCSVLASIGYAGSIVFYNAYLPEIAEESEYDFLSARGFALGYVGSVILLVLNLLMIQFPDWFGLPEGSLAARLSFLITGIWWAGFSQIPFKYLPKNPFKKKIHRALILKGYQEIRKVYAEVKEKSMMKRFLYSFFFYSMGVQTVMYLAASFGDKELKMPGDQLILTILIIQFVAIIGSYLFAFVSKKFGNKISLMIMVFIWIGICGSAYYVYEVLQFYALAFVVGMVMGGIQSLSRSTFSKLIPEETTDHASYFSFFDVTEKLAIVIGTFTYGAIEQLTGSMRNSALFLGVFFIVGLGFLILVTIPKTALSPKSN from the coding sequence ATGAAACTAAGACTTAGCAATAAAAGTAAAGTACAAGGCGCCTGGGCCATGTATGATTGGGCCAATTCGGTTTATAGTTTGGTTATTACCTCTACCATTTTCCCTGTTTACTATAATAGTGTTACCAAGGGAATTGATGGTTCTGACCGAGTTTCTTTTTTTGGATGGGAAGTAGTTAATACGGTTTTATATTCCTACTCCATTTCATTTTCATATTTGGTAATTGCTATTTTTTCTCCACTTCTGTGTGGTATGGCCGATGCTTCAGGTAGGAAGTTGTTGTTTATGAAATTATTTGCCTATCTGGGATCAATAGCTTGTATAGGTTTATTCTTTTTTGATGGATCTAATTTAGAATTTGGGATTCTTTGTAGTGTTCTGGCAAGTATTGGTTACGCTGGAAGTATCGTTTTCTACAATGCCTATTTGCCTGAAATTGCCGAAGAAAGTGAGTATGATTTTTTAAGTGCCCGTGGATTTGCTTTGGGGTATGTAGGAAGTGTGATTTTATTGGTTTTAAACCTTTTGATGATCCAATTTCCAGATTGGTTTGGTTTGCCAGAAGGAAGTTTGGCAGCACGATTATCCTTTTTAATTACCGGAATTTGGTGGGCTGGGTTTTCTCAAATTCCATTTAAGTATCTCCCCAAAAATCCATTTAAAAAGAAAATTCATCGAGCCTTAATCTTGAAAGGCTATCAAGAAATCCGGAAAGTATATGCTGAGGTAAAGGAAAAGTCCATGATGAAACGCTTCCTTTATTCTTTCTTTTTTTATTCGATGGGTGTACAAACAGTGATGTATCTCGCCGCTTCTTTTGGAGATAAAGAGCTTAAAATGCCCGGAGACCAACTCATCCTCACAATTTTGATTATCCAGTTCGTAGCCATCATTGGAAGCTATTTGTTTGCCTTTGTTTCAAAAAAATTCGGCAATAAAATCAGCCTAATGATCATGGTGTTTATCTGGATAGGGATCTGTGGTTCGGCTTACTATGTGTATGAAGTTCTTCAGTTTTATGCCTTGGCCTTTGTAGTGGGTATGGTAATGGGAGGAATTCAATCACTTTCCCGATCAACATTTTCAAAGCTTATCCCGGAAGAAACCACCGATCACGCATCTTATTTCAGTTTCTTTGATGTTACCGAAAAACTGGCAATTGTAATAGGAACCTTCACCTATGGGGCGATTGAACAACTTACTGGAAGCATGCGAAATTCTGCTCTATTTCTAGGGGTGTTCTTTATTGTAGGATTGGGTTTTCTGATTTTAGTGACCATTCCAAAGACTGCCTTATCTCCTAAATCGAATTAG
- a CDS encoding TatD family hydrolase — protein MNLIDTHAHIYSSKFDSDRDQIIEEIKAAGVERIYMPNVDVETINRMLDCEERYGDLCIPMMGLHPCDVKEDFRDQLRIMEEWLGKRDFAAVGEIGTDLYWDKTTFGIQKESLEIQINWAKSLNLPIVLHCRESIDETIEIISSHQNGTLKGIFHCFTGSLEQAKKIIDLGFLLGIGGVVTFKNGGLDQVIPYIGIENLVLETDAPYLAPVPHRGKRNTPAYLGIIAQRVGDLKEISSAQVAEFTKANALNLFKEVRK, from the coding sequence ATGAATCTGATCGATACTCATGCCCACATTTATTCATCAAAATTTGATTCTGATCGAGATCAGATCATTGAAGAAATCAAGGCGGCAGGGGTCGAACGAATTTACATGCCCAATGTGGATGTGGAAACAATCAATCGGATGTTGGACTGTGAAGAGCGATATGGGGATTTGTGTATTCCAATGATGGGGCTTCATCCCTGCGATGTCAAGGAAGATTTTAGAGATCAGCTACGAATCATGGAAGAGTGGTTGGGCAAGCGTGATTTTGCGGCAGTGGGAGAGATTGGGACTGATCTGTATTGGGATAAAACTACTTTTGGCATCCAAAAGGAATCCTTGGAGATTCAAATCAACTGGGCTAAATCCTTGAATTTGCCGATCGTGTTGCATTGCAGAGAATCCATTGACGAAACTATCGAGATAATAAGTAGCCATCAGAACGGTACGTTAAAAGGGATTTTTCATTGCTTTACCGGGAGCTTGGAGCAAGCAAAAAAAATTATCGATTTAGGATTTTTATTAGGAATTGGCGGAGTGGTCACTTTCAAAAACGGTGGCTTAGATCAAGTGATTCCTTATATTGGAATAGAAAATTTGGTTTTGGAAACAGATGCGCCGTATTTGGCCCCGGTTCCTCATCGGGGAAAAAGAAATACACCAGCGTATTTGGGAATAATTGCACAGCGAGTAGGTGATCTCAAGGAGATTTCCTCTGCACAGGTAGCAGAATTCACCAAGGCCAATGCACTTAATTTATTTAAGGAGGTAAGAAAATGA
- a CDS encoding MFS transporter, giving the protein MRNEKLLLWTLAIINFIHIVDFMILMPLGPQLMRIFEIGPSEFSLLVSSYTFSAGASSFLGAFFLDRFDRKKILLWVYVGFTLGTLGCAFSPNFPILLIARVLSGVFGGLTSALILAIIGDVVPFEHRGKAMGLVMSAFSFASVMGVPLGLFLASLSNWHTPFFILTGLSVVSLGMIIKFIPELSDHLVHDIKRPHPLEVIRRVTGNANQMRAITLSVMMMFGQFMIIPFLSPYNVANVGFTDMQLTYVYIAGGAFTIFTSPWVGKLSDRHGKLKIFTIFMILNLIPIGIITHLGVTPVPLVLIITTMFFVTSNGRYVPAAAIITGTAKPENRGSFLSFNSAVQQLASGFAALLAGMIIGENELGQLTNFNFVGYLAIFFSILCIPLARRVKVVS; this is encoded by the coding sequence ATGCGAAACGAGAAACTTCTACTTTGGACTTTAGCCATAATCAATTTTATCCACATCGTGGATTTTATGATTTTGATGCCCTTGGGTCCCCAATTGATGCGGATCTTTGAAATTGGTCCCAGCGAATTTAGCTTATTGGTTTCATCGTATACATTCAGTGCGGGAGCATCCAGTTTTTTGGGTGCCTTTTTCTTGGATCGATTTGACCGAAAAAAAATCCTTCTTTGGGTTTATGTAGGGTTTACGCTCGGAACTTTGGGCTGTGCTTTTTCACCGAATTTCCCTATTCTGTTGATCGCTCGAGTTTTGTCTGGGGTTTTTGGTGGACTTACCTCCGCATTGATTTTGGCGATCATTGGAGATGTTGTTCCATTTGAGCATCGTGGAAAAGCGATGGGATTAGTTATGTCTGCCTTTTCCTTTGCGTCTGTAATGGGAGTTCCATTGGGGCTTTTCTTGGCAAGTTTGTCCAATTGGCATACGCCATTTTTCATTCTGACTGGACTTTCTGTGGTTAGTTTGGGAATGATTATCAAGTTTATTCCCGAATTATCCGATCACTTGGTTCACGATATTAAACGCCCACATCCCTTGGAAGTAATCCGACGTGTGACGGGTAATGCCAATCAAATGAGAGCCATTACTCTTTCGGTAATGATGATGTTTGGGCAGTTTATGATTATCCCATTTTTGAGTCCTTACAATGTAGCCAATGTAGGTTTTACGGATATGCAATTGACGTATGTCTATATCGCAGGAGGAGCCTTTACGATTTTTACCTCTCCCTGGGTGGGAAAGCTCTCTGATCGGCATGGGAAGCTTAAGATCTTTACCATTTTTATGATACTAAACTTAATCCCCATTGGAATTATTACTCATTTGGGGGTGACCCCGGTTCCTTTGGTGCTGATTATAACCACCATGTTTTTTGTCACTTCCAATGGGCGATATGTACCAGCAGCCGCGATTATCACAGGGACCGCCAAACCTGAAAACAGGGGCAGTTTCCTAAGTTTCAACTCAGCCGTTCAGCAGTTGGCTTCTGGATTTGCAGCCCTTTTAGCAGGGATGATTATCGGTGAAAATGAACTCGGGCAACTCACCAATTTTAATTTTGTGGGTTATTTGGCAATTTTCTTCAGTATCCTTTGTATTCCTTTGGCCAGAAGAGTGAAGGTTGTCAGTTAA
- a CDS encoding ExbD/TolR family protein, producing the protein MARSKGRMSQEVNAGSMADIAFLLLIFFLVTTTIASDKGILNILPPKLDPNVPPPDIKKNERNIFNVLINANDDLLVEGEYRRTAEGLDQDFKDFILNFGAPDEDAAALFNTLPASLQAQALRRPESSDHPGEAVISIKTNRGTSYDVFLEVFDLAKKAYFEIYAERVGLTADEYRGLTGEDEASKALQDKGKEGIPMAISIAEPDKIGGN; encoded by the coding sequence ATGGCGAGAAGTAAAGGAAGAATGAGTCAGGAGGTTAATGCGGGTTCGATGGCTGACATCGCCTTCCTGCTATTGATCTTCTTTCTCGTGACGACTACGATCGCTTCGGATAAGGGGATTCTAAACATCCTACCTCCGAAGTTGGATCCGAACGTACCGCCACCAGATATTAAGAAAAACGAGCGTAACATCTTCAACGTGTTGATTAACGCGAATGATGATTTGCTTGTAGAAGGCGAGTACAGAAGAACTGCTGAAGGTCTGGATCAAGATTTTAAAGATTTCATCTTGAATTTTGGTGCTCCTGATGAGGATGCAGCTGCTTTGTTCAACACATTGCCAGCTTCACTTCAAGCGCAAGCATTAAGAAGACCTGAATCTTCAGATCACCCAGGTGAAGCAGTTATTTCCATCAAAACCAACCGTGGTACAAGCTACGATGTATTCTTGGAAGTATTTGACTTAGCGAAAAAGGCATATTTTGAAATTTATGCTGAGCGAGTTGGGTTGACTGCTGACGAATACAGAGGTTTGACTGGAGAAGATGAAGCTTCAAAAGCGCTTCAAGACAAAGGAAAAGAAGGAATCCCTATGGCGATTTCTATTGCTGAACCTGATAAAATAGGAGGTAATTGA
- a CDS encoding polysaccharide deacetylase family protein, translating to MVFHSVPKIIQNIFPNRIWEMPAVDRRIWLTFDDGPVPGVTDFVLDELGARGFQATFFMVGENLRKHSRLAERVLSEGHQIGNHTTHHLNGWKTKTEIYLEDVRRFDQLLNEELGEKTSLFRPPYGRLTQMQAMEVKKSKKIVMWSLLTGDYSKGISSQRILQNSIQNTKPGKVVVFHDQQKTAQVLPQILPAYLDFLKREDWQTALL from the coding sequence ATGGTTTTTCATTCGGTTCCAAAAATCATCCAGAACATTTTCCCCAATCGAATTTGGGAAATGCCTGCAGTGGATCGGAGGATATGGTTGACTTTTGACGATGGTCCTGTACCTGGAGTTACTGATTTTGTTCTAGATGAATTAGGAGCAAGAGGATTTCAAGCCACTTTTTTTATGGTCGGGGAAAATCTCCGTAAACATTCCCGATTGGCGGAGAGAGTTTTAAGTGAAGGTCATCAAATCGGTAATCATACCACCCATCATTTAAACGGTTGGAAGACTAAAACTGAGATCTACCTGGAAGATGTGAGACGCTTTGATCAGTTGCTCAATGAAGAGCTAGGTGAAAAGACCTCGCTATTTCGTCCGCCTTATGGTAGGTTAACTCAAATGCAAGCCATGGAAGTGAAGAAATCCAAAAAGATTGTAATGTGGAGCTTGTTGACAGGAGATTATTCAAAGGGTATCTCTAGCCAGCGAATTCTTCAAAACAGTATCCAAAATACCAAACCAGGAAAGGTGGTTGTTTTTCATGATCAGCAAAAGACAGCCCAAGTTTTACCCCAAATTCTTCCTGCCTATTTGGATTTTTTGAAACGGGAAGATTGGCAAACAGCACTATTATGA
- a CDS encoding asparaginase produces the protein MNYKIVRLNTGLKTAKTASVLIIYTGGTLGMAYDESGALVPFNFGQILEKIPILSNMDIAITVISFPEPIDSSNVSMRHWKDMAYIIYENYDSYDGFVVLHGTDTMAYSASMLSYMLNGLNKPVIFTGAQLPISAMRSDARENLMTSLEIATAKINGRPIVPEVCIFFNHMLLRGNRAKKVQSIHFDAFESENYPILAEAGIVIDYNTNAIRPYEATRKLKNLNNLDNRVMILKLFPGITDKIMDACFSIDGLRGVVLETYGSGNSPSEAWFMQSLEKAIKKGLIILNVSQCNGGRVIQGRYETSKELLAVGVVSGADMTTEAAVTKLMFLLGQNYSREEVCLKLTQSIAGEITA, from the coding sequence ATGAATTATAAAATCGTCCGATTAAATACTGGTCTAAAGACGGCAAAGACTGCCTCCGTATTGATTATCTATACTGGGGGAACTTTGGGGATGGCCTATGACGAATCAGGCGCTCTAGTTCCATTTAATTTTGGACAGATTCTCGAAAAAATACCGATCCTGTCCAATATGGACATTGCTATTACGGTTATCTCATTTCCCGAGCCAATTGATTCTTCAAATGTGTCTATGAGACATTGGAAAGACATGGCCTATATTATTTATGAGAACTATGATAGTTATGATGGCTTTGTGGTATTGCATGGCACTGATACCATGGCCTATTCCGCATCCATGTTGAGTTACATGCTCAATGGGTTAAATAAGCCAGTCATATTCACAGGAGCGCAATTACCTATTTCGGCGATGCGCTCAGATGCAAGGGAAAATTTGATGACTTCCCTCGAAATCGCTACCGCTAAAATCAATGGCCGGCCTATTGTCCCTGAGGTATGCATCTTTTTCAACCACATGCTCCTGAGAGGAAATCGGGCTAAAAAAGTACAAAGTATCCACTTTGATGCTTTTGAGTCCGAAAACTACCCCATTCTGGCGGAGGCAGGGATTGTGATCGACTACAATACCAATGCGATCAGACCTTATGAGGCGACGCGTAAATTGAAAAATCTGAACAATCTCGATAACCGGGTCATGATTCTGAAGCTTTTCCCTGGAATCACCGATAAAATCATGGATGCATGTTTCAGTATTGACGGGCTTAGAGGAGTTGTCTTAGAAACCTATGGTTCGGGGAATAGTCCATCAGAAGCTTGGTTTATGCAGTCTTTAGAAAAAGCGATCAAAAAGGGATTAATTATTTTAAATGTCTCTCAATGTAATGGTGGACGTGTAATTCAAGGTCGATATGAGACAAGCAAAGAATTGCTGGCAGTTGGGGTAGTGAGCGGTGCAGATATGACCACTGAAGCAGCAGTCACTAAATTGATGTTTTTATTGGGGCAAAATTATAGTCGAGAGGAAGTGTGTCTCAAACTCACTCAATCTATAGCAGGGGAAATAACCGCATGA
- a CDS encoding PP2C family protein-serine/threonine phosphatase, whose translation MKEQEFKYQRKELELKALLEITQAINENQSESVLVNIFKFTCLVHLELKSLVLYVFKEGQFEQKIAHGVKYKIPSSLALDQVKDQKETGQMSIQLPDGYSFEELETYLPVYHKNSMLAILFLKRKHVAQELDLDFTQALTNILVVALENKRFARKQLEQEVLNREVAIASQVQQMLFPSTLPENGRIKAKVTYFPHSMVGGDYYDLIQKSEDTIYFCIADVSGKGIAAALLMSNFQAALRTLLRSDASLETIVRQLNYTLFDNTKGERFITFFLGEYRFSTQTLRFINAGHNPPILCREDSMQGETLEAGTTILGAFEELPFMEVGSRTNLGKFMIHLYTDGLTETINPNEEEFGEDRFRAFAEGNICMDPDMFHRNFLEEINKFSKDQPLRDDLTLLSLRIA comes from the coding sequence GTGAAAGAACAAGAATTTAAATACCAACGGAAAGAGTTGGAGTTAAAAGCTCTTTTGGAAATCACCCAGGCGATCAATGAAAATCAGTCGGAATCCGTCTTGGTGAATATTTTCAAATTTACCTGTCTGGTCCATTTGGAACTGAAGTCTCTGGTTCTTTATGTTTTTAAAGAGGGGCAGTTTGAGCAAAAAATAGCCCATGGTGTAAAGTATAAAATTCCCTCCTCGCTTGCTTTAGATCAGGTAAAAGATCAAAAAGAGACCGGGCAAATGTCCATTCAATTGCCGGATGGGTATTCTTTTGAAGAGTTGGAAACCTACTTGCCGGTATACCACAAGAATTCCATGTTGGCGATTCTTTTTTTGAAACGGAAGCATGTCGCTCAGGAACTGGATTTGGACTTTACACAAGCTTTGACCAATATTTTGGTTGTGGCCTTGGAAAATAAACGCTTTGCCCGAAAACAACTGGAACAGGAGGTATTGAATAGAGAAGTGGCAATCGCTTCCCAGGTTCAACAGATGTTGTTTCCATCCACACTTCCTGAAAATGGAAGAATAAAGGCGAAAGTCACCTATTTCCCGCATAGTATGGTGGGAGGGGACTATTACGATCTGATTCAGAAAAGTGAAGACACAATTTACTTCTGTATCGCAGATGTCTCTGGTAAAGGAATCGCCGCCGCACTATTGATGTCTAATTTCCAAGCGGCATTACGAACCTTGCTTCGAAGTGATGCTTCCTTGGAGACCATCGTAAGACAATTGAATTACACCTTGTTTGATAATACCAAAGGAGAACGATTCATTACCTTTTTTCTAGGGGAATATCGTTTTTCGACTCAGACATTACGATTTATTAATGCGGGCCATAATCCTCCTATCTTATGTCGAGAGGATTCGATGCAAGGGGAAACCTTGGAGGCAGGAACCACAATACTCGGCGCATTTGAAGAGTTACCTTTTATGGAAGTGGGGTCTAGGACAAACTTGGGGAAATTTATGATTCACCTTTATACCGATGGCCTAACCGAAACGATCAATCCCAACGAGGAAGAATTTGGCGAGGATAGATTTCGGGCATTTGCAGAAGGAAATATTTGCATGGATCCAGATATGTTTCATCGAAACTTTCTGGAAGAAATCAACAAGTTTTCCAAAGATCAACCACTCAGAGACGATCTCACTTTGCTGAGTTTGCGGATAGCTTAA